One stretch of Schlesneria sp. DSM 10557 DNA includes these proteins:
- a CDS encoding AAA family ATPase, with protein MNVRANDDQASHSDTSARDRELAAIRGLATAYSRLRQEIGKVIIGQDDVIDQLLIAMFCKSHCLLMGVPGLAKTLLVSTVAKILQLSYRRIQFTPDLMPSDITGTDVLQEDPDSGRRLFQFMQGPIFTNVLLADEINRTPPKTQAALLEAMQERHVTVGSNTYRLPVPFFVLATQNPIEQEGTYPLPEAQLDRFMFNIVVKYPDAAEELRILKQTTSGEEPQLTVTLTGRQILALQEVVRRVPVAEHVFIYARDLVRATRPREADAPGFVKEYLSWGAGPRAGQNLILGAKARALLQGRFHVMTEDIKAMAHPVLRHRLVTTFAAQSQKIDADAVIEMLIDKVPVELNQRAERLARG; from the coding sequence ATGAATGTGAGAGCGAATGATGACCAAGCCTCGCACTCTGACACCTCAGCCCGCGATCGAGAACTGGCTGCAATTCGGGGACTCGCAACGGCCTACTCACGACTGCGACAGGAAATCGGTAAGGTCATCATCGGACAGGATGATGTTATCGATCAATTGCTGATCGCCATGTTCTGCAAGTCGCACTGTCTCCTGATGGGTGTCCCCGGGCTGGCGAAAACATTACTGGTCAGCACCGTCGCGAAAATCCTGCAACTGTCCTATCGCCGAATCCAGTTCACCCCGGACCTCATGCCGTCCGACATCACTGGCACAGACGTTCTCCAGGAAGACCCCGACTCCGGAAGACGCCTTTTTCAATTCATGCAGGGGCCGATTTTTACCAATGTGCTTCTCGCCGATGAAATCAACCGCACTCCACCCAAGACGCAGGCGGCGCTGCTGGAAGCCATGCAGGAAAGACATGTCACGGTCGGTTCGAACACCTATCGACTGCCCGTCCCGTTCTTTGTGCTCGCGACGCAGAATCCGATCGAGCAGGAAGGGACCTATCCTCTTCCCGAGGCACAACTGGACCGGTTTATGTTCAACATCGTCGTGAAGTACCCTGACGCCGCAGAGGAATTGCGAATCCTCAAGCAGACCACCAGCGGAGAAGAACCGCAGCTCACCGTGACACTGACGGGTCGACAGATTCTCGCACTCCAGGAAGTGGTACGCAGGGTTCCCGTCGCAGAACACGTCTTCATTTACGCACGAGATCTGGTGCGAGCCACACGGCCCCGAGAAGCCGATGCACCAGGCTTTGTGAAAGAATATCTCTCGTGGGGAGCAGGGCCCCGAGCAGGACAGAATCTGATTCTCGGTGCGAAAGCTCGCGCCTTGCTTCAAGGACGATTTCACGTGATGACAGAAGACATCAAGGCGATGGCGCACCCGGTGCTGCGCCATCGCCTTGTCACGACGTTCGCTGCCCAGAGCCAGAAGATCGATGCCGATGCGGTGATCGAGATGCTCATCGACAAAGTGCCCGTCGAACTCAATCAACGGGCAGAGCGGCTGGCTCGTGGCTGA
- the ndk gene encoding nucleoside-diphosphate kinase, which translates to MERSFVLLKPDAVARRLVGEILGRFESKGLKIVGMKMLKVTPELSKQHYAEHVSKPFYPMLEQFITSGPVIALAVEGPQAISVIRAMLGSTNGREAPLGTIRGDFGLSRQMNLVHGSDGTDAAARELAIYFKPEELLNYQDSLDPWTCASDEK; encoded by the coding sequence CTGGAACGTAGTTTTGTTTTGCTGAAGCCCGATGCCGTGGCTCGTCGTCTGGTGGGAGAGATCCTGGGACGATTCGAGTCCAAGGGACTGAAGATTGTCGGGATGAAGATGCTGAAGGTGACACCCGAGCTTTCCAAGCAGCACTACGCCGAACACGTCAGCAAGCCGTTCTATCCCATGCTTGAGCAGTTCATCACCTCGGGGCCGGTCATTGCTCTGGCCGTTGAAGGGCCTCAGGCGATCTCCGTGATTCGGGCCATGCTCGGTTCAACCAATGGACGGGAAGCTCCGCTGGGAACCATCCGTGGCGATTTCGGGTTGAGTCGTCAGATGAACCTGGTTCATGGCAGTGACGGTACTGATGCTGCTGCCCGCGAACTGGCCATTTACTTCAAGCCAGAAGAATTGCTCAACTACCAGGACTCGCTTGATCCCTGGACCTGTGCCTCAGACGAGAAGTAA
- the carA gene encoding glutamine-hydrolyzing carbamoyl-phosphate synthase small subunit, whose product MSLLEPAKLALADGTVFTGTAFGAQGEVYGEVCFNTSMSGYQEILTDPSYCGQIVTMTYPLIGNYGINSEDVESRGLFLRGFVVRELCRQPSNFRSLTSLDDYLRKNGVVGIEGVDTRALVRRLRIRGAMTGVLSSVDLDDESLVRKAQQSPTLVGRDLIQEVMPKEPFEWSEGLSDLGASGTARTTLSDKQPHVVAIDYGMKWNILRHLKAIGCRVTVVPGNASAEEVLALKPDGVFLSNGPGDPEPLTYAISTIRNLLGKTPVFGICLGHQLLGLASGAETYKLKFGHRGANQPVLNKANGRVEITSQNHGFAISAETLPDSLEVTHVNLNDQTIEGFRHREFPAFSVQYHPEAAAGPHDSSYLFQEFLQLMAKA is encoded by the coding sequence ATGAGTCTGCTAGAACCTGCGAAACTCGCCCTCGCTGATGGTACGGTCTTTACCGGCACCGCATTTGGAGCACAGGGCGAGGTTTATGGCGAAGTCTGTTTCAATACGAGTATGTCGGGTTACCAGGAGATTCTGACCGACCCATCCTACTGTGGGCAGATCGTCACGATGACGTATCCACTGATCGGCAACTACGGAATCAATTCCGAAGATGTCGAAAGTCGGGGGCTGTTCCTGCGGGGCTTTGTCGTGCGGGAATTGTGTCGGCAACCCAGCAATTTTCGATCACTCACTTCACTGGATGACTACCTGCGCAAGAACGGTGTCGTCGGAATTGAAGGAGTCGATACGCGGGCTCTCGTGCGGCGACTCAGAATTCGGGGAGCCATGACCGGCGTCCTTTCGTCGGTCGATCTCGATGACGAATCACTCGTCAGAAAAGCACAGCAAAGTCCGACGCTGGTCGGACGCGACCTGATTCAGGAAGTCATGCCGAAGGAACCGTTTGAGTGGTCCGAAGGCCTGTCGGATCTCGGAGCAAGCGGGACTGCCAGGACGACCTTGAGTGACAAACAGCCTCATGTCGTGGCAATCGACTACGGCATGAAGTGGAACATCCTGCGGCACCTGAAGGCGATAGGATGTCGGGTGACGGTTGTTCCCGGAAACGCGTCCGCCGAAGAAGTGCTCGCACTCAAACCGGACGGCGTATTTCTGTCTAACGGGCCTGGCGATCCGGAACCCCTCACCTACGCGATCTCGACGATTCGCAATTTGCTCGGCAAGACACCCGTTTTCGGGATTTGTCTGGGCCATCAGCTTCTGGGACTGGCCAGCGGTGCCGAGACATACAAGCTGAAGTTTGGGCATCGAGGGGCCAATCAACCCGTTCTGAATAAAGCGAACGGTCGGGTTGAGATCACATCGCAGAACCATGGTTTTGCAATCTCGGCCGAGACACTGCCCGACAGCCTCGAAGTCACCCACGTGAATCTGAACGATCAGACGATCGAAGGGTTTCGACATCGAGAGTTTCCCGCCTTCAGTGTGCAGTATCATCCTGAGGCCGCAGCCGGACCGCATGACAGCAGCTATCTCTTTCAAGAGTTTCTGCAGTTGATGGCCAAGGCTTGA